A genomic region of Canis aureus isolate CA01 chromosome 16, VMU_Caureus_v.1.0, whole genome shotgun sequence contains the following coding sequences:
- the DOLK gene encoding dolichol kinase: MTREHAPPVPGAPLSGSVLAEAAVVFAVVLSIHAAVWDRYSWCAVALAVQAFYVQYKWDRLLQQGSAVFQFRMSANSGLLPASMVMPLFGLVMKERCQSMGNPYFERFGIVVAATGMAVALFSSVLALGITRPVPTNTCVISGLAGGVIIYIMKHSLSVGEVIEVLEVLLIFVYLNMILLYLLPRCFTPGEALLVLGGISFMLNQLIKRSLTVVESQGDPVDFFLLVVVVGMVLIGVFFSTLFVFMDSGTWASSIFFHLMTCVLGLGVVLPWLHRLIRKNPLLWLLQFLFQTETRIYLLVYWSLLATLACLVVLYQNAKRSSSESKKHQAPTIARKYFHFIVVATYIPGIILDRTLLYVAATICLTVFIFLEYVRYFRIKPLGHTLRSLLSLFLDERDSGPLILTHIYLLLGMSLPIWLVPRPCTQKGNLGGARALVPYAGVLSVGVGDTVASIFGSTMGEIHWPGTKKTFEGTMTSIFAQIISVALILIFDSGVDLNYSYVWILGSISIVSLLEAYTTQIDNLLLPLYLLILLMA, translated from the coding sequence ATGACCCGAGAGCACGCTCCCCCGGTCCCCGGGGCTCCGCTGAGTGGGTCAGTGCTGGCGGAGGCAGCAGTAGTGTTCGCAGTGGTGCTGAGCATCCACGCAGCCGTGTGGGACCGATACTCGTGGTGCGCCGTGGCTCTCGCAGTGCAGGCCTTCTACGTCCAGTACAAGTGGGACCGGCTGCTGCAGCAGGGAAGCGCTGTCTTCCAGTTCCGCATGTCCGCAAACAGTGGCCTGCTGCCCGCATCAATGGTCATGCCTTTGTTCGGACTGGTCATGAAGGAGCGCTGCCAGTCCATGGGGAACCCATATTTTGAGCGCTTTGGAATTGTGGTGGCAGCCACTGGGATGGCAGTGGCCCTCTTCTCGTCGGTACTGGCACTGGGCATCACTCGCCCAGTGCCCACCAACACTTGTGTCATCTCAGGCTTGGCTGGAGGAGTCATCATTTATATCATGAAGCACTCACTGAGTGTGGGCGAGGTGATCGAGGTCCTGGAGGTCCTGCTGATCTTCGTCTACCTCAACATGATCCTGCTGTACCTGCTGCCCCGCTGCTTTACCCCTGGGGAGGCACTGCTTGTATTAGGTGGCATCAGCTTCATGCTCAACCAGCTCATCAAGCGTTCTCTGACTGTGGTGGAGAGCCAGGGCGACCCAGTGGATTTCTTCCTGCTGGTGGTGGTAGTAGGGATGGTGCTTATAGGCGTCTTCTTCAGCACACTCTTTGTCTTCATGGACTCAGGTACCTGGGCTTCCTCCATCTTCTTCCACCTTATGACTTGTGTGCTGGGCCTTGGCGTGGTCCTTCCCTGGCTGCACCGGCTTATCCGCAAGAACCCCCTGCTCTGGCTTCTTCAATTCCTCTTCCAGACAGAGACCCGCATCTACCTCCTGGTCTACTGGTCTCTGCTGGCCACCTTAGCCTGCCTGGTGGTGCTTTACCAGAATGCCAAGCGGTCATCTTCTGAGTCTAAGAAGCACCAGGCCCCCACCATTGCCCGAAAGTATTTCCACTTCATTGTGGTGGCCACCTACATCCCCGGTATCATCCTTGACCGGACACTGCTCTATGTAGCTGCCACCATATGCCTAACAGTCTTTATCTTCCTAGAATATGTGCGCTATTTCCGCATCAAGCCCCTGGGCCACACTCTGAGGAGCCTCCTGTCCCTTTTCTTAGATGAACGAGACAGTGGACCACTCATCCTGACACATATCTACCTGCTCCTGGGCATGTCTCTTCCAATCTGGCTGGTCCCCAGGCCCTGCACACAGAAGGGCAACTTGGGGGGAGCAAGAGCCCTAGTCCCTTATGCAGGAGTCCTGTCTGTGGGTGTGGGGGACACTGTGGCCTCCATTTTTGGCAGCACAATGGGGGAAATCCACTGGCCTGGAACCAAAAAGACCTTTGAGGGGACCATGACCTCTATATTTGCCCAGATCATTTCTGTAGCTCTGATCTTAATCTTTGATAGTGGAGTGGACCTAAACTACAGTTATGTTTGGATTTTGGGCTCTATCAGCATCGTGTCCCTCCTAGAAGCATACACGACACAGATAGACAATCTCCTGTTGCCTCTCTACCTCCTGATATTGCTGATGGCATAG